From the Halodesulfovibrio aestuarii DSM 17919 = ATCC 29578 genome, one window contains:
- the lysA gene encoding diaminopimelate decarboxylase, with protein MSNVRSSYTDSVNFYGNTDPMELVKTFGSPLYVYNENVLRTRCREVQALSDNPAFTPNYSAKANTNIHLLKIVQEEGMVVDAMSPGEIVMNLAAGFKPEQILFISNNVSAEELQFAIDHGVYVSVDSLSQLDLFGQLNPGGKVVIRFNPGIGAGHHAKVVTGGKQTKFGVDPEEADTVRATLARHNLTLCGVNMHIGSLFMEPDGYLEAMGVLLSIAKEWVTEDNKLEIIDFGGGFGIPYHKYDGEERLDLAKLGEAFHATITKFVEDTGYTGRFMCEPGRYIAAECGVLLGSCYSVKNNGEKRFAGTDLGFNQLMRPAMYDSFHDVEIYREGGSEVTETMEQTIVGNICESGDIMAKDRQLPEIAEGDVIAMLDAGAYGYVMASPYNQRPRPAEVLIQENGEARLIRRRETLNDLLNMYPEADELLSKFGEK; from the coding sequence GACCCGATGGAACTTGTTAAAACATTCGGCAGCCCGCTGTATGTCTACAACGAGAACGTATTGCGTACGCGTTGCCGTGAAGTTCAGGCGCTTTCTGACAATCCAGCCTTTACACCAAACTATTCCGCGAAAGCGAATACGAATATCCACCTCCTCAAGATTGTACAAGAGGAAGGTATGGTTGTGGACGCTATGTCCCCGGGTGAGATTGTCATGAACCTTGCCGCCGGATTCAAGCCGGAGCAGATTCTGTTCATTTCTAATAACGTCTCTGCTGAAGAACTCCAGTTCGCCATCGATCATGGCGTGTACGTGAGTGTGGATTCCCTCTCCCAACTGGATCTGTTCGGGCAACTGAATCCGGGTGGCAAGGTTGTTATCCGCTTTAACCCGGGCATTGGTGCAGGGCACCACGCTAAGGTTGTTACCGGTGGTAAACAAACCAAGTTCGGTGTTGATCCTGAAGAAGCAGATACTGTTCGTGCTACCTTGGCTCGTCACAACCTCACCTTGTGCGGTGTGAACATGCACATCGGTTCCCTCTTCATGGAGCCGGATGGATACCTTGAGGCAATGGGGGTATTACTCTCCATTGCGAAAGAATGGGTTACTGAAGATAACAAGCTTGAGATCATCGATTTCGGTGGCGGCTTTGGTATCCCGTATCACAAGTATGATGGTGAAGAACGCCTCGATCTTGCAAAGCTTGGCGAAGCCTTCCACGCTACAATCACAAAATTTGTTGAAGACACAGGCTACACAGGACGCTTTATGTGTGAGCCGGGTCGTTACATTGCAGCAGAATGCGGTGTCTTGCTTGGTAGTTGCTACAGCGTAAAGAACAACGGTGAAAAACGCTTCGCCGGTACCGATCTTGGCTTTAACCAGCTTATGCGTCCTGCCATGTACGATTCATTCCACGATGTGGAAATTTACCGCGAAGGTGGCAGTGAAGTTACTGAAACAATGGAACAGACCATTGTTGGTAACATTTGCGAATCCGGTGATATCATGGCTAAAGATCGTCAGCTTCCTGAAATTGCAGAGGGCGATGTTATAGCAATGCTCGACGCAGGTGCATACGGCTATGTAATGGCATCTCCGTATAACCAGCGTCCGCGCCCTGCAGAAGTTCTTATTCAGGAAAACGGTGAAGCACGTCTTATCCGTCGTCGTGAAACGTTGAACGATTTGCTGAACATGTATCCGGAAGCGGATGAACTGCTCAGTAAGTTCGGCGAGAAATAG
- the bioD gene encoding dethiobiotin synthase: MTEPNPSFFVVGTDTDVGKTVASLMLMRFLIRAGHAPYYWKPVQTGCLSPNDAGADASFVLKYCPEVHQTAADATGACFRNPKAPFYAARDEQSSVEVEDLLHKLAYLRKNNTLVVEAAGGLLVPFSRTHMLADMVQLAVERFGIKPILVARAGLGTINHTLLSIEALHHRGVQPAGIVFVNNKEHRTPQVMLQENMEAISTFSNYSVCGCIPHIEDFSNPPEEAINLFERIAG; the protein is encoded by the coding sequence ATGACAGAACCTAATCCGTCATTTTTCGTTGTCGGTACAGATACCGATGTGGGTAAGACAGTTGCTTCCCTGATGCTTATGCGGTTTCTAATAAGGGCGGGGCACGCGCCTTACTATTGGAAACCAGTGCAAACAGGCTGCCTTAGCCCGAACGATGCCGGCGCGGACGCCAGCTTCGTTCTTAAATATTGTCCCGAAGTGCATCAAACTGCTGCTGATGCAACCGGAGCCTGCTTTCGCAATCCCAAGGCTCCATTCTACGCTGCCCGTGATGAACAAAGCAGCGTAGAAGTGGAAGACCTTTTACACAAACTGGCATATTTGCGTAAAAATAATACCTTGGTGGTAGAAGCTGCAGGAGGACTGTTAGTGCCTTTCAGCCGTACACACATGTTGGCGGACATGGTGCAGCTGGCCGTCGAGCGGTTCGGGATCAAGCCCATACTCGTTGCACGAGCCGGACTTGGTACAATCAACCACACGCTTCTTTCCATTGAGGCGTTGCATCACCGGGGCGTTCAACCGGCAGGGATAGTGTTTGTGAATAACAAGGAACACCGTACACCACAGGTGATGCTGCAGGAAAACATGGAGGCTATCTCCACATTTTCAAACTATTCTGTATGCGGCTGTATTCCGCATATTGAAGACTTTTCAAACCCTCCCGAAGAGGCAATCAACCTCTTCGAAAGAATAGCTGGCTAG